AAAACATTGCTAAAATTATTATAGTGTGTTATACTACATAAGGTGAAACTACACACACTCTTTGATCTTTAAGGTTGTGCCACTATGGTTCCTTATAGAGTTGATAGGAGTGGAGGAAAAAACAAAGGGAGGTGAATAGCATGTCAGTAATTAGCATGAAAAGCTTATTAGAAGCAGGAGTGCATTTTGGTCATCAAACTAGAAGATGGAACCCAAAAATGGCAGAGTATATTTTTACTGAAAGAAATGGAATCTATATTATAGACTTACAAAAAACTGTTGTAAAAGTAGAAGAAGCTTATGAATTTATTAAAGATGTAGCTGCTGATGGTGGTGAGATTCTTTTTGTTGGGACTAAAAAGCAAGCTCAGGAATCTATTGAAAGTGAAGCAAAAAGATGTGGCATGCATTTTGTAAGCCAAAGATGGCTTGGAGGTATGCTTACAAATTATAAAACTATAAGAAAAAGAATTGAAAGACTTCAACAACTAGAGAAAATGGAAGAAGACGGAACTTTTGACGTACTTCCTAAAAAAGAAGTAATTAAGTTGAAACATGAAGCAGAAAGACTTGAAAAGTTCCTTGGTGGAATAAAAAATATGCAGGGTGTACCAGATGCTTTATTCGTGGTTGACCCAAGAAAAGAAAGAATTGCAGTGAAAGAAGCTAGAATACTTGGAATACCTGTAGTAGGTATAGTGGATACAAACTGCGACCCTGAAGAAGTAGATTTTGTTATACCAGGTAACGATGATGCAATAAGAGCTGTTAAACTACTTACAGAAACTATTGCTAACGCTGTTTTAGAGGGTAAACAGGGTGAACAAATAGAACAATAATAGCAAAGGTAAGGGTTATAGGGGAAACATCCCCTTACTGCTCTTACCTTTTCATTTAAAAAAGGAGGCGTATATAATGGCTATATCAGCAGCTATGGTTAAGGATTTAAGAGAAAGAACAGGAGCTGGAATGCTAGATTGTAAGAAGGCTTTAGAAGAAACAAATGGTGATATAGATAAGGCGATTGATTTACTAAGAGAAAAAGGATTATCACAGGCAGCTAAAAAGGCAGGTAGAATTGCATCTGAAGGTATTGTAGAGTCATACATACACGGAGGCAGAATTGGTGTTTTAATAGAAGTAAATACGGAAACTGACTTTGTTGCTAAAAATGAAGAGTTTAAAACTTTTGTTAAAGACATGGCTATGCAAGTAGCAGCTTCAAATCCTAAGTATATTTCAGTAGAAGAAGTTCCACAGGAGGAAATAGAGAAGGAAAAAGAAATATTAAAGCATCAAGCATTAAATGAAGGAAAGCCAGAGCATATTGCTAATAAAATGGTTG
This sequence is a window from Proteiniborus ethanoligenes. Protein-coding genes within it:
- the tsf gene encoding translation elongation factor Ts: MAISAAMVKDLRERTGAGMLDCKKALEETNGDIDKAIDLLREKGLSQAAKKAGRIASEGIVESYIHGGRIGVLIEVNTETDFVAKNEEFKTFVKDMAMQVAASNPKYISVEEVPQEEIEKEKEILKHQALNEGKPEHIANKMVEGRIEKYYKEVCLLEQPFIKDTDVTVKQLLAEKIAKIGENIKIRRFVRYQVGEGLEKREENFAEEVARQING
- the rpsB gene encoding 30S ribosomal protein S2, which produces MSVISMKSLLEAGVHFGHQTRRWNPKMAEYIFTERNGIYIIDLQKTVVKVEEAYEFIKDVAADGGEILFVGTKKQAQESIESEAKRCGMHFVSQRWLGGMLTNYKTIRKRIERLQQLEKMEEDGTFDVLPKKEVIKLKHEAERLEKFLGGIKNMQGVPDALFVVDPRKERIAVKEARILGIPVVGIVDTNCDPEEVDFVIPGNDDAIRAVKLLTETIANAVLEGKQGEQIEQ